The DNA region TAATAAACTCACAATGAATGAGAAGATGAGAACCAAGTGCTTTACTCCCAATTTAAGTACTTCCCCTTCATTTTATAATATCCACACAACTAGTTAAGAAAGTGAACTGCAGAATATCACAGCTATGttgttctcttcttttattgGATACTTGGCGTAGCCAGGATTTTGCTTGTGGAGGCAGATAAGAGTTTAATCAAAAAGAAGTGCTCCATTTTTATACCAAAATATGAGTATGGTATGCCTAACATCCCAGCTATATTGAGCGGCGAGTACAGGTGATAAGGTTTTTCTCTTTGCAATTCTAGATTGGATATTTAGAGCCAAACTGAAGGTACATTGATGGAATAGGCTGGATACCGTCATACTGGTAATATGGGGCTGAAATATTTCTACAGGATACTAATTTATGAGAATTCCAACATCCTATGGGATTTAAAGTGAGAATttcaatgtaaaaaataaatatcaatatattaaatatattgtaAGTACAAGAAATAAAGAATATCTAAATTCAATAggaagcttaaaaaaaattctggagCTCTGAGGGTAGAGGCAGAGAGAACCTGCCCCCTCTTGACTCTATTGGACAATAGGCATGTTGGACAAATATCTTGTTGTTTTGTTGAATTTAGAGATTCAAGGCATCATTTATGTTAATTAACAGTGAgaatttcttgttgtttttgcttgttCTAGTTAGGTGCTTCCtgtgtatacttcttgtgtacttagagccGCCTTATGCTTTTTCTAAATTTCCATTActtgtcaaaaagaaaattaacagtGTGAAATCCATGATGGAAATCATATGGTGACAGATACAAAAATCACTGGTTTTTAAGCAATAGCTAAAATGAACTTACTGAAAATTTGGAAAGCCTAAATATGGCCATTGAAATAACCATGCTGAATTTTATGTTTGTTATGTGCCACCATAAACACAATTATAGGATGAAAAATTTCAACATGAATTGGTGAACTTCTATGATCTCATGTATACTTGATCAGTAAAACTGAAAACATGGGATTGTTCACTAAAATACACGTAGAACTGTGTAGCCTACTTTTGACAGCTTGTGAAGTTCTATTTCCATAGAAATTGCTAGGATCTTGTGGTCCACAAATATTCAGGATGCCTTCCCAAGTAGAACTAATTTTGAGGTTGGGAGTTCCAGCAGCCAAGTAGAAGAGGTGGGGATTTGGGGGGCCTTGGGAGTGTTACTAGCACTATATTAGTTTCTAGGATTGCATTTCTGTGTATTTAAAATAGATTTAAACCACAATATGATGTTCGAAACAAGTCTAGTTATTATGGAGCATACAATTCTTCATAAGAGAAAATGAGAATATCCTTGAACCTACCCATAAACGGAATCAAAGATTCTCATCCGATCAAATGAACTTATACAATTCATAACCTTAGTTAAAGGGAATTTAAAGTTATGCTAATGCTTATCTGTAATAGGAGGATTGTACAAATGTCGATACCAAATATTTCAGAAGACTTGATTTCAAGGACTTCAAAGAAGAGATAATTGTTTTCAAGTGGCTATGCAAGACAACAAGAAATGAGTATgaataaacaataaaatcatgtttttcaCATACCGCATGCCAACCTTCCACCTGCATTGCCGGTGGTCAGACTAAGTTCATGTCCACCTGCAAATGCATAACCAAATGAGAGTAAGCAGAGGTGAAAAATAAATACTTCTAAGAAAATGCAAGTAAAGACAAGCTAGTGAGGAACACTTGACTATAACTATTTAAGAGAACACACTCTGCCATTTGGCAAACTAACACTTCACTATAACTATTGAGAACTTTTAACCAAGCTCTATTGGGTAAAATGGTTATGGTGCTTTGATGAGCAAGGGATCACTTGTGGACGTGAATAATTGCAGTGAAATATGGGGAGTCTTGGTGCAGCTAATGATCAAGGAATTTGGTTAAGAGACCTTATGAAAGGATTGAAAGGATGGAAGAGGTTTAGTGCATTTGTTAAATATGTGGTGAGAGTAGAAAAGCTTGTTTTCAGCACAATGTGCAGCAAATGAATGCTGCTTTAAAAGACATTTATCTTCATTAATTTCTAATTGCTGAGGATACGGATGCTTctatttattcttattttcagGTATCGGAAGATGGGAGGGAATGTTCATGGAATCCTTATTTTAATCGTGCTTTTCAGGATTGGGAATTAGAATCAATAGATTCTCCTAGGGTTCTACTATATTCTAATCTTCCAGCAAGAGTAAGGGAGAATAGGTTGATCTGTAAGCTTAAGTGTAATGGCCAATTTGCTCTGTTattgtatgaattttgagagGATCTAATCAGGTGTtgtttccttggaagaaaatttggcaCAGAAAAGTCCCTAAGGAGTcaactttttgttttaacaTGTGCCTTAGGAAAGATTCTAACAGTGAATAATCTTATCAAAAGGAATATAATTTTTGACTTTGTATTATATGTGTAAGTCTAGCATAGAATCAGTCAAACATATTTACTTCATTGCTCTGTTGCTAGGTATTTGTGGTCTTTTGCCTTCTCTTTATTTGGAGTTCAGTGGATGATGCCCTTGAAGGGTATTCATGTGTGCTCTTTTGTTGTAATTGTTGGTTTGGTTGACATAGTAGTGGATCAATATTGATTGCCACTCGTCTATGCATGGTGTGGACTATTTGGAGGGAGAAGAACAATATAACCTTCATTGGTGTTGAGATTTCCATGCTTCAgcttaaatcattattttttagatcTTTGAATGAGAGGATGCTTGCTTTTGACTGCATccagttttcttcttttattgatTTCATAGATTAGTTGGATTTTGCGTGTATTCTTTTGGCGAACCTTTTGCAAACATGTTGTATACTTGAGCTCTGTCCTTTTATGTAACAAAATCTcattattactttttcttttatgacgAGAAACCCCTCCAAGGTAGGGCCACTTCGTGTACCCACTCCTGTCGGGTAAACCTCGAACCCGTGTAAAAAATCtcattattacttattaaaCAAAATCCTTGACAATGCCCTTGATTTATACTGATGGTTATCACAAGTGAGgttgaaatgtttttttttttttaattggtaagTTAAACACGCACCCGGTGGAACATGTACCCacgacctcaccctccaccttgctacaaagggaggaaTACCGAttgagctaaagctcattggtACAAGTGAGGTTGAAATGTAAGATCCAACAGATTGAGAGGTACTTTCTTCTCCCTCCGGAGTCCCCTCTCCCCCAAACCATTCACTCTCATTGCAAATTCAGTCTCTACTTAGAAATAATATAAGACTGTCAAACTTAAAAGGACGAATTTCCCTTCCAGCCATGGTGCAAATTCCAAGTACCAAATAGTAAATAAATACTTACCTTTTCCAAGGTCATCCTCAAGCTCATGAACCACAAGGGCTCTTCCAATAACTGCATTAGGACCAGTTAATGGTATCTGCATATTTTAGCAAGATTGAATAATTAAACACTACTAGAAAGAACAATAATGCCAAAAGCATAAAATGATATGAAAGCCAAACCAACACGGCCACACCCAGagtaaataactaaataaaagaCAAGCACAGTCTCACCCAATCAATATAAGGATGTAAGCAGTACCTGGCTATCCACAATTGTTGCCTCTGCCACCCCTGCATCACCAAAAGTTACGAAACATCGCATTAAAGTAGAGATACAAAACGATCAAAGAACACTAACAAATGCATTACCATCGGCATTGGCAACTATGTTTCCCAGGTCACCCGCATGACGGACTTCATCCTCAGGAGCACCATGAGTCATTTTGGTAGGATTAAAATGTGCTCCTATCGTGTAAAATTCAAGAAGCAAAGATTACTAAAACAGCATCATACAAtgacaaaaaatttaatagtttgAACTTGAAAGATAATTGAGTCCTACCTGTTGAGATGCATCCATTTGTTGTGTCCCCATACTCATGCTAGAAGAGAGAAGAGTtcagaaaattttcaatgtacAAAAGCACAGAATGGATTGTAatgctttaattattattatttaaaaataaaaaataaataaaaaaacaccaaaaaaaccCTCTTACTAGGTGGAAGCCATGAGGCCCCGGAGTAAGCCCAGTGATACGAACATTCACAGTTGTGGGACCTATACACACGTCATTACAATTAGCACCCGAGGATTAACGCTCTGGTTAATAACCATTACAACTGAGGAACATAAAGAACACGAGAACTTTTCAGTATAAAAGTTTGGATTACTTCCATGCCAAGCAATTATCAAAACCCCCCTCAACCGAATCTAATGTTAATATTTCAGTCATTATGGTCGAAgtacaaaacaacaaaaataatatgagcCCAGAAAAACGCATTTATCTTCAGAAAtgcaggttcaaaattttgatgTTAAGCTGCTAAATCCTCGAACAACACATTGCATTTCAccgaatttttcattttccttaaaCACCAACAATTTGAGAATAAACACCAAGGAAATAGAAAACGCCTTCAAGAGTCTTGCATTTAAATTTCtctgaaatatttttttctcagcACCCAGATAAAGAATTATATAGAAATAAGCTGATAATAAAAGAGGgtaaagaagagaagaaatacCGTTTTCTTCTTGAGTCAGCGTCGCGACCCCTTCGACACTGGAGGTACCCTTGAGGACAACGACGGCTTTCTTTGCGGCGGAGACAATAGTGAGTGGTTTGGCGGAGAGGGAGAAGGTTAGAGATTGGCGGGGGAGCTTGAGGGAGGGGCCGTTgaggaaggaggaggaggagcggAGGAGTGGAGGAGGGTGGTGAGGGTTTGAGGAGATGTGGGGAGGAGAGAGGATGAGGGTGTGGGCGGCCATAGCTGCCAGTGCGGCTTCCATTTCTGTGATTGAGAAGAAGATACGATAACGCGAGAGAGATGAACCTTCTCGTGAGTGGTGGCTACTACCCAACTGTGGTGCGACTGTGGGGTAATTTATCTGGGCCTAtggagttttttgttttgttttcttcttctctctttttaataGATGTAAAAAGGATTCAAAACGAAGGAAAGTTCAAAGAtgcaaaagaaattgaaaagtgCATAAgtcccaatttaaaaaataaataaataaaatacaacttTGCaaaattcttattatttatattacatcaatcattttatattattatttaaacaaaaaattcactacaaaataaatcttttttcacttttttcttacaaaaaattaaaaatttatatctactttatatcacataaatcaCTTTTAAACCAAAAATCTACTACACAAGTCCATTATCAAACAagttctcaaatttatttatttttcaaagttggttctcaaataaTATACCACCGTcacatgaaatttattattttaaaaaatatatcattaattcaatagatagtgacacatcatttgaaaatcaactttttgaaaaaaaaaaaaaaaaaaattgagaagtttaaagaaatgaaagcaagtacaattttaaaaacagaaagaaaatataCAAAACAAAGGTTATacaattacaaaagaaaagcacTACACATGCTTTCATGAGATAAAATAACAAGCGAAAGTATATGTAatatctaatggtgattttcaaTGTCATGTTATGGAGTTAACTAGTGAGAGTATCTATATCATTTCtcataacaaaataattttttgtcattttacttgcTCTATGGTCTCACACACAATTACACGTGTGTAACGCTCATCCCTTTATAACAAGGGCGTAAGTGAAAATATCTCTATTTTTTATGTGACATACTACTATTACCTTAACCAACGCATCTGAAAAATACCTGAACAAATTTTACATCTATAAGACTTTGATATTTCATCAATAGAACAAACTAGTGCTACTattcataataataaattcattacAAAGCTTTAACCCTACTAGCTTAAACAAAGATACAACGACATGCCACATGCGGCATACATAAGTAACCCAACTAAACTGATCAAACTGACTTAGCTTAAGTGAGTATTTCAAAGCTTAAAGATCATAAAGCCTCAATGAAAGAGGCTAAGTAAGCATATAAGGATTGGCATTTATCTCCTCCTGCAAAATTTATGTAATGGTGGATTATCCCAAATGAATCCACAATTACACATGCAGATAAGTGAGTCCACAACCTCAGCAAATATAATATAAACTGACCTTAGAAGTGATATGagcctctttttcttttggaaaatcACTCTATATAGTGTTTACCAAACAGTAGGCCTGCAAACGAGCAAGTCGGCTCGTGAACCTGCCCGATTAAACTCGACTCGAAATCGAGCTCGAAACTATTCCAGCCCGCTCGTTACTGTACAAGCCCGCTCGATTAGCAAATGAAACATACCCGGCTCGCCCGACTAAACTCGGCGAGGGCTCATAAGCTCGACCCGATTAAGGCTTGACTCGCCTGACAAGCCCGACTCGTTTGGAGCTCATGAGCTCAACCCGTTTAGGACTCGAGTAGCCCGACTCACCCAACTCGTATAGGGCTCGTTAGCTCGACTCACTTAACACTCGGTTAGCCCAGCTCGCCCGACTCGATTAGGGCTCGCAAACCCAACCCGCTCAAAACTCGATCCACCCGGCTCATTTGTGGCTCGTTAGCTAGGCTCAAAGTTTGCTCAAACTGACTCGTTTATGGCTTGttagatatatatttatatctatattaTCAATTTGTCATATGATTGATGATTCATATTTGATACTTCATTAATtcttatttagttatttatttatttgatagataataccatataaattatataattatcataTGATCTACCGTCTacgtattaatgtattatcattaaatatattacaaagtGATTCATGTAATCTCAAATTAAGTTATTagtataaatgtataataatattaaaaattaaaatcaataatgTGTTTATTTATACTTTAGAATCATAATCTAAATATAATCATAAGTATTAAGttattaacaatttaatatttatcattcaaaattaataatttactAACTTATGCTGCTTAATGTATATTAGGCTATTAGTAATTTAGTATAAACTGTATAATAGTATAATTCGTATTACATAATCACATGGTTAATATATACTAATCTCAAATTTAGTAACTAGGTTTTAAGAATCtaagcaattaaaaaaatattggtgATAGGTTCTAACTTCTAAGAATCTAAGCAATTAGAAAGTTAGTCAACAATGTGCTCTTAATCAATGTACGTTACTCTTTAGGGTGTGACAATTGACATTGTATACAATAATACAAACTTAaatgttatattaattaattgtataaaattaaattagtttaACTTAGTGTTAtacttataaattaataaattataatatatatttagatATGATaggttaattatatataatatatgatctGTTATATTCATCAATCATCATATACTAACTTAAGTACTTAACGTTAACAAGTTAACAACTAACAAGTATCAACTAAACTATAAAtgtaaattatattatataataattattatatataaattataaaattaacaaGAAAAGTATATAAATTATCTTTTAAGTTTATCCTtgatataaatttatttaaattatatcaattatacTTAATATCTTTGGACTTTGGTACTTGGTAGTTggtagtttttaattttatcttttaaatttaatatcttttaagttttaaatttatttaaattatataaattaacttttaagttttaagttttaagttttaaatttttaatattagggTTTGGTAGTTTCAAGTTTGTATATTATGTTTAGCAGGCACAACATGTCATCAACATCAACGGTTAGAAATTGTTGGTACAGTTTCTAGTATGGTGGACTCAAAGGGTAAGGTTGTGATTCTagatgttgcttcttcttcaacctAGAAGACAGAAACGGAGTTCAGAGAATACACCGGGAGTGTTCCGGCGAATCCTCCTCTAATGCTAAAGTTAGCTCATTTCTAAGTTTTGTATGGTGTTTAATGAGAATAAATCATGTACCTGTCTTATTGATATCCTAGTCCTTTTATAGGTAGGATTTGCATACGCAGTTATGATGACCGAACGGAGGATCCGGGATTTGGCCGTGATGAATGGGAAGGCCGATATTACTATTCCCTGACCGTTATGGTTAATGTGAAACCATTCCTGCAATCAATATGAGTTCCGAGAATGGACCACTGCAATCAATGTCAATTCGAGGACAATCCGTGACCGTTCTCCTAATCAATGAGTATCCGAGAATGCATGTAACAGCTCAGTAGATGCTGTGGGCTTAGCGCTTGTGGCTTTTTCGAGGGTGTGCTATCCCGGGCCGTTGTAAAATGGCGACTACGTTGAATTCGTGCATCCTGTGTTGGGCTTCAATCTGATGGGCCCATCACGACATTTCGGGCTTTACCTCAAGTTATCAAGCCCTAGGTCCATGGACCTAAGTCCAATTATATGTGTAACAGAAATAATTCGAATCAATGATCAAACTATAGAATCTAATCTGACAATCAAAATTGTTTATTGGTTATATGGAGCCGAGCTCATCTTCGATTACACATGTAGCagattgaaatgaaaaaaaggtggcgtgcgtttgaaaaaaaaaacgcttCACTGCTTCAGCTTtagatttttgagttttgaggtAACTATTATAAAA from Corylus avellana chromosome ca10, CavTom2PMs-1.0 includes:
- the LOC132163961 gene encoding superoxide dismutase [Cu-Zn], chloroplastic, translated to MEAALAAMAAHTLILSPPHISSNPHHPPPLLRSSSSFLNGPSLKLPRQSLTFSLSAKPLTIVSAAKKAVVVLKGTSSVEGVATLTQEENGPTTVNVRITGLTPGPHGFHLHEYGDTTNGCISTGAHFNPTKMTHGAPEDEVRHAGDLGNIVANADGVAEATIVDSQIPLTGPNAVIGRALVVHELEDDLGKGGHELSLTTGNAGGRLACGVVGLTPV